The following coding sequences are from one Melanotaenia boesemani isolate fMelBoe1 chromosome 17, fMelBoe1.pri, whole genome shotgun sequence window:
- the LOC121628151 gene encoding lactose-binding lectin l-2-like translates to MLLFLFIFGLALGAVTPSDELEMKLLRGGCPMFWYNFNGRCYKYVASHMTWADAELHCVSEGANLVSIHSQEEHDFVNSLIKSSDPTRKFTWIGLTDVHKEGGWIWSDGSKVSFTIWSPGQPDHTYGQEHCVHTNWLNNFMWNDHVCSNAFAFVCASRTICP, encoded by the coding sequence ATGTTGTTGTTCCTCTTCATCTTTGGTCTGGCTCTTGGTGCAGTGACTCCATCAGATGAGCTGGAAATGAAGCTGCTGCGTGGCGGTTGTCCCATGTTCTGGTACAACTTCAATGGCCGCTGCTACAAGTATGTTGCCTCACACATGACCTGGGCTGACGCTGAGCTCCACTGTGTGTCAGAAGGAGCCAACCTGGTGTCCATTCACAGTCAGGAAGAACACGATTTTGTCAATTCTCTTATCAAGAGCTCTGACCCAACAAGGAAATTCACCTGGATCGGACTCACTGATGTTCATAAGGAAGGAGGATGGATCTGGTCTGATGGGTCTAAAGTCAGTTTCACCATTTGGAGTCCAGGACAACCAGATCATACTTATGGACAAGAACACTGTGTACACACCAACTGGTTGAACAACTTCATGTGGAATGATCATGTGTGCTCAAATgcgtttgcttttgtttgtgcatCACGCACAATTTGTCCTTAG